ATCGGACGCTGGGGTCAAAGGGATTCTCTGTGAGAAACCGCTGACAATCAACCTTGGAGACGCGGATCGGATTATTGAGACGGTCGAGCGGAACGGGACCAAGATGTCAGTGGATCATACGCGGAGTTGGTTGCCACTGTACCAAGCGGTACGAACTGCGGTTCGGGAAGGTGAAATCGGCGGACTGACCCGTATTATCGCACACATGGGAGGGCGTCGGTCAATGCTTTTCCGTAACGGCACCCACCTCATTGACGCGGTCTGCTACTTCGCCGATGCAGATCCGGTTTGGCTCATCGCCGCACACGAGCAAGGCTTTGAAGACTACGGCATTGAGTACAAAGGAGAAGGCGGGAGAGATCCTGACCTCGATCCAGCATCCTCGATTTTGATTGAGTTCTCCAACGGGGTGCGCGGCATCGTGAACAGTGCTAAGATGACGCCCGCCGGTTGCGAATTTGATCTCCAAGGGCCGAATGGTCGCTATGTTTTGAACGACAACCATTGCAAAGCGTGGAAGACAGATCAACCTGAAGGGACAGCAACGGAAGCATCGGCACCCCAAGGCGAAACCTACGGAGACTTTTTCGGCGATAGTTTGATTCATCCTGTCCGGGAACTCGCCCAGATGGTTTGGAACGATGTGCCGAGCAGTTCGCCGCCACGCCGCGCCCGACATACACTGGAGATTATGCTGGGGGCATTGCAGTCACAATCACAGGACAGCGCGAAAATTCACTTACCTTTGCCACGAGACTAAGAACACTTTGGAAACGAAACAACCATTCAGGGGGTGTTTGTCTAACACGCTCACTAACCCGTAGGAGGTGGCTCCTAATGTTTAGGAAAAAAGCGCGCCAGCATCATGACGAACATGACCACCATCACGATCATAGTCATGACCACGATGAACACCACGACCATGAGGAACACGATCATCACGGTCACAGCCACGACCATGGGGAACATGGTCATACACACGGCGTCGTCGACCCGTCCATTATAACCACGGAGCGAGGCATTTGGGCAATAAAGTGGTCCTTCTTAGGATTGATGGTAACCGCACTGTTACAGGTCGGCGTGGTTGTGATTTCCGACAGTGTTGCACTACTCTCTGACACGATCCACAACTTTGGCGACGCAGCGACTGCGATTCCGTTGTGGATTGCTTTCTCCTTCGCCCGATTAAAGCCGAGCAAACGGTTTACCTACGGCTACGGGCGCGTTGAGGACTTAGCGGGTATCGCGATCGTGCTTACGATACTGTTCAGCGCAATTTACGCAGGATATGAATCAATCAACCGCTTCTTTAATCCTAAAACTGTTGGACATCTTTGGGT
The genomic region above belongs to Candidatus Poribacteria bacterium and contains:
- a CDS encoding Gfo/Idh/MocA family oxidoreductase, with translation MSNEKLRAGVIGCGLGSYHGYAYANASEFELVAVCDLKPDVLDNFFERSKITRGSVREYNDYHAMLEKENLDVVSVATPDDYHTNPVCDASDAGVKGILCEKPLTINLGDADRIIETVERNGTKMSVDHTRSWLPLYQAVRTAVREGEIGGLTRIIAHMGGRRSMLFRNGTHLIDAVCYFADADPVWLIAAHEQGFEDYGIEYKGEGGRDPDLDPASSILIEFSNGVRGIVNSAKMTPAGCEFDLQGPNGRYVLNDNHCKAWKTDQPEGTATEASAPQGETYGDFFGDSLIHPVRELAQMVWNDVPSSSPPRRARHTLEIMLGALQSQSQDSAKIHLPLPRD